A section of the Triticum dicoccoides isolate Atlit2015 ecotype Zavitan chromosome 7A, WEW_v2.0, whole genome shotgun sequence genome encodes:
- the LOC119331994 gene encoding uncharacterized protein LOC119331994 isoform X2, producing MMEVAVESPQPAAWDHFKEKVEIMEEENGGASAAAAAAAAAAAAGELLTREIKKRLLNHAHENGNGHGHVNGGGPEELKVVPEEEDKVEEAPEEPKVAEEEQKSHLQQTIFFDAAKGLWKCGHCDWTYRLASPCGNGTVDHRGLMKPEHLAVESYSENQAAEDPVIMPLQSEMQNSNDTTTKIESRTYAHHSHGTVVKPVHSITESSSEDQNTTTTTTTTASATATTSSTTTSAEATTHSSSSTDGMPPLKPADGVIMDATHHLHGHEDVHGTTTTTFENGSFTTHVSHTTELKVDCPNVTTTTRGNLPTSPIPQAEDQPYVAVSVPEDVNPAAPSPQQSDDWDIPKAIVYGGLVESVTSLSVVSAAASSGAKTLDIFILGIANLMGGLPLIFHNIADLRDIRDVNEDNERVGHYWLQLGRRSKARLHMILALLSYIVFGLLPPILYGLSFRESNDRENKMMAVAGASLACIALLALGKAHVKEAPRTYFKTLMYYLTVAVSSSGLSYVAGVLITRLLVHFEIIEQGGSAAPPSLGLSLPHSVGAQTSAWASF from the exons ATGATGGAGGTGGCAGTGGAGAGCCCGCAGCCAGCGGCGTGGGACCACTTCAAGGAGAAGGTGGAGATCATGGAGGAGGAGAACGGTGGTGCTtccgcagccgcagccgcagccgccgccgccgctgctgcaggGGAGCTGCTGACCAGGGAGATCAAGAAGAGGTTGCTGAACCACGCCCATGAGAATGGGAATGGCCATGGCCATGTCAATGGAGGAGGACCAGAGGAGCTCAAGGTTGTTCCCGAGGAGGAGGACAAGGTGGAGGAGGCTCCTGAAGAGCCCAAGGTTGCTGAAGAGGAGCAGAAGTCGCACCTGCAGCAGACTATCTTCTTCGATGCAGCCAAAG GACTTTGGAAGTGCGGGCACTGCGATTGGACGTACCGCTTGGCTAGTCCGTGCGGAAATGGTACCGTAGATCATCGAGGCTTAATGAAACCAGAGCATTTGGCAGTTGAATCATATTCGGAGAACCAAGCTGCTGAAG ATCCAGTGATCATGCCACTGCAGTCCGAGATGCAGAACTCCAACGATACAACCACTAAAATTGAATCTCGCACATATGCTCATCATAGTCATGGCACAGTTGTAAAACCAGTGCATTCGATAACCGAATCATCGTCGGAAGATCAGAACACGACAACCACCACAACTACAACCGCATCGGCAACAGCGACCACATCCTCTACAACCACATCAGCAGAAGCGACAACTCACTCATCGTCTTCTACAG ATGGCATGCCTCCCCTCAAGCCTGCCGATGGAGTTATCATGGATGCAACTCACCACCTACATGGACATGAAG ATGTTCATGGAACTACGACGACAACGTTCGAGAATGGCTCATTTACCACTCATGTAAGTCACACAACAGAACTCAAGGTCGATTGCCCGAATGTGACCACTACCACGAGGGGCAATTTACCAACGTCGCCGATTCCTCAAGCAGAAGATCAACCTTATGTAGCAGTGTCAGTCCCTGAAGATGTGAATCCTGCTGCTCCTAGCCCCCAACAGAGTGATGACTGGGATATACCAAAAGCCATAGTGTATGGTGGCTTAGTGGAGTCAGTCACCAGCCTCTCCGTTGTTTCAGCAGCAGCATCAAGTGGAGCAAAAACAT TGGACATATTCATCTTGGGCATAGCCAACCTTATGGGAGGGCTTCCTCTCATTTTCCACAAT ATTGCCGATCTAAGAGACATTCGAGATGTGAATGAGGACAACGAACGCGTCGGCCACTACTGGTTGCAGCTCGGAAGGCGGTCGAAAGCCCGACTCCACATGATCCTGGCCCTGCTCTCATACATCGTGTTCGGGCTACTTCCACCAATCCTCTACGGTCTGTCATTCCGTGAGAGCAATGACAGGGAGAACAAGATGATGGCCGTCGCCGGTGCTTCACTCGCCTGCATCGCTCTGCTAGCACTTGGAAAGGCGCATGTCAAGGAAGCACCCAGGACATACTTCAAGACCCTAATGTACTACCTGACAGTCGCTgtgagctcgtcggggctgtcgtACGTCGCCGGCGTGCTGATCACGCGGCTCCTGGTGCACTTTGAAATTATCGAGCAAGGTGGGTCGGCTGCTCCTCCTTCTCTGGGCCTGTCACTCCCTCATTCTGTGGGTGCACAAACATCTGCCTGGGCCTCATTCTGA
- the LOC119331994 gene encoding uncharacterized protein LOC119331994 isoform X3 yields the protein MMEVAVESPQPAAWDHFKEKVEIMEEENGGASAAAAAAAAAAAAGELLTREIKKRLLNHAHENGNGHGHVNGGGPEELKVVPEEEDKVEEAPEEPKVAEEEQKSHLQQTIFFDAAKGLWKCGHCDWTYRLASPCGNGTVDHRGLMKPEHLAVESYSENQAAEDPVSHGTVVKPVHSITESSSEDQNTTTTTTTTASATATTSSTTTSAEATTHSSSSTGIFHTEVIEWMTDGMPPLKPADGVIMDATHHLHGHEDVHGTTTTTFENGSFTTHVSHTTELKVDCPNVTTTTRGNLPTSPIPQAEDQPYVAVSVPEDVNPAAPSPQQSDDWDIPKAIVYGGLVESVTSLSVVSAAASSGAKTLDIFILGIANLMGGLPLIFHNIADLRDIRDVNEDNERVGHYWLQLGRRSKARLHMILALLSYIVFGLLPPILYGLSFRESNDRENKMMAVAGASLACIALLALGKAHVKEAPRTYFKTLMYYLTVAVSSSGLSYVAGVLITRLLVHFEIIEQGGSAAPPSLGLSLPHSVGAQTSAWASF from the exons ATGATGGAGGTGGCAGTGGAGAGCCCGCAGCCAGCGGCGTGGGACCACTTCAAGGAGAAGGTGGAGATCATGGAGGAGGAGAACGGTGGTGCTtccgcagccgcagccgcagccgccgccgccgctgctgcaggGGAGCTGCTGACCAGGGAGATCAAGAAGAGGTTGCTGAACCACGCCCATGAGAATGGGAATGGCCATGGCCATGTCAATGGAGGAGGACCAGAGGAGCTCAAGGTTGTTCCCGAGGAGGAGGACAAGGTGGAGGAGGCTCCTGAAGAGCCCAAGGTTGCTGAAGAGGAGCAGAAGTCGCACCTGCAGCAGACTATCTTCTTCGATGCAGCCAAAG GACTTTGGAAGTGCGGGCACTGCGATTGGACGTACCGCTTGGCTAGTCCGTGCGGAAATGGTACCGTAGATCATCGAGGCTTAATGAAACCAGAGCATTTGGCAGTTGAATCATATTCGGAGAACCAAGCTGCTGAAG ATCCAGTG AGTCATGGCACAGTTGTAAAACCAGTGCATTCGATAACCGAATCATCGTCGGAAGATCAGAACACGACAACCACCACAACTACAACCGCATCGGCAACAGCGACCACATCCTCTACAACCACATCAGCAGAAGCGACAACTCACTCATCGTCTTCTACAG GAATCTTTCACACAGAAGTAATTGAATGGATGACAGATGGCATGCCTCCCCTCAAGCCTGCCGATGGAGTTATCATGGATGCAACTCACCACCTACATGGACATGAAG ATGTTCATGGAACTACGACGACAACGTTCGAGAATGGCTCATTTACCACTCATGTAAGTCACACAACAGAACTCAAGGTCGATTGCCCGAATGTGACCACTACCACGAGGGGCAATTTACCAACGTCGCCGATTCCTCAAGCAGAAGATCAACCTTATGTAGCAGTGTCAGTCCCTGAAGATGTGAATCCTGCTGCTCCTAGCCCCCAACAGAGTGATGACTGGGATATACCAAAAGCCATAGTGTATGGTGGCTTAGTGGAGTCAGTCACCAGCCTCTCCGTTGTTTCAGCAGCAGCATCAAGTGGAGCAAAAACAT TGGACATATTCATCTTGGGCATAGCCAACCTTATGGGAGGGCTTCCTCTCATTTTCCACAAT ATTGCCGATCTAAGAGACATTCGAGATGTGAATGAGGACAACGAACGCGTCGGCCACTACTGGTTGCAGCTCGGAAGGCGGTCGAAAGCCCGACTCCACATGATCCTGGCCCTGCTCTCATACATCGTGTTCGGGCTACTTCCACCAATCCTCTACGGTCTGTCATTCCGTGAGAGCAATGACAGGGAGAACAAGATGATGGCCGTCGCCGGTGCTTCACTCGCCTGCATCGCTCTGCTAGCACTTGGAAAGGCGCATGTCAAGGAAGCACCCAGGACATACTTCAAGACCCTAATGTACTACCTGACAGTCGCTgtgagctcgtcggggctgtcgtACGTCGCCGGCGTGCTGATCACGCGGCTCCTGGTGCACTTTGAAATTATCGAGCAAGGTGGGTCGGCTGCTCCTCCTTCTCTGGGCCTGTCACTCCCTCATTCTGTGGGTGCACAAACATCTGCCTGGGCCTCATTCTGA
- the LOC119331994 gene encoding uncharacterized protein LOC119331994 isoform X1, producing MMEVAVESPQPAAWDHFKEKVEIMEEENGGASAAAAAAAAAAAAGELLTREIKKRLLNHAHENGNGHGHVNGGGPEELKVVPEEEDKVEEAPEEPKVAEEEQKSHLQQTIFFDAAKGLWKCGHCDWTYRLASPCGNGTVDHRGLMKPEHLAVESYSENQAAEDPVIMPLQSEMQNSNDTTTKIESRTYAHHSHGTVVKPVHSITESSSEDQNTTTTTTTTASATATTSSTTTSAEATTHSSSSTGIFHTEVIEWMTDGMPPLKPADGVIMDATHHLHGHEDVHGTTTTTFENGSFTTHVSHTTELKVDCPNVTTTTRGNLPTSPIPQAEDQPYVAVSVPEDVNPAAPSPQQSDDWDIPKAIVYGGLVESVTSLSVVSAAASSGAKTLDIFILGIANLMGGLPLIFHNIADLRDIRDVNEDNERVGHYWLQLGRRSKARLHMILALLSYIVFGLLPPILYGLSFRESNDRENKMMAVAGASLACIALLALGKAHVKEAPRTYFKTLMYYLTVAVSSSGLSYVAGVLITRLLVHFEIIEQGGSAAPPSLGLSLPHSVGAQTSAWASF from the exons ATGATGGAGGTGGCAGTGGAGAGCCCGCAGCCAGCGGCGTGGGACCACTTCAAGGAGAAGGTGGAGATCATGGAGGAGGAGAACGGTGGTGCTtccgcagccgcagccgcagccgccgccgccgctgctgcaggGGAGCTGCTGACCAGGGAGATCAAGAAGAGGTTGCTGAACCACGCCCATGAGAATGGGAATGGCCATGGCCATGTCAATGGAGGAGGACCAGAGGAGCTCAAGGTTGTTCCCGAGGAGGAGGACAAGGTGGAGGAGGCTCCTGAAGAGCCCAAGGTTGCTGAAGAGGAGCAGAAGTCGCACCTGCAGCAGACTATCTTCTTCGATGCAGCCAAAG GACTTTGGAAGTGCGGGCACTGCGATTGGACGTACCGCTTGGCTAGTCCGTGCGGAAATGGTACCGTAGATCATCGAGGCTTAATGAAACCAGAGCATTTGGCAGTTGAATCATATTCGGAGAACCAAGCTGCTGAAG ATCCAGTGATCATGCCACTGCAGTCCGAGATGCAGAACTCCAACGATACAACCACTAAAATTGAATCTCGCACATATGCTCATCATAGTCATGGCACAGTTGTAAAACCAGTGCATTCGATAACCGAATCATCGTCGGAAGATCAGAACACGACAACCACCACAACTACAACCGCATCGGCAACAGCGACCACATCCTCTACAACCACATCAGCAGAAGCGACAACTCACTCATCGTCTTCTACAG GAATCTTTCACACAGAAGTAATTGAATGGATGACAGATGGCATGCCTCCCCTCAAGCCTGCCGATGGAGTTATCATGGATGCAACTCACCACCTACATGGACATGAAG ATGTTCATGGAACTACGACGACAACGTTCGAGAATGGCTCATTTACCACTCATGTAAGTCACACAACAGAACTCAAGGTCGATTGCCCGAATGTGACCACTACCACGAGGGGCAATTTACCAACGTCGCCGATTCCTCAAGCAGAAGATCAACCTTATGTAGCAGTGTCAGTCCCTGAAGATGTGAATCCTGCTGCTCCTAGCCCCCAACAGAGTGATGACTGGGATATACCAAAAGCCATAGTGTATGGTGGCTTAGTGGAGTCAGTCACCAGCCTCTCCGTTGTTTCAGCAGCAGCATCAAGTGGAGCAAAAACAT TGGACATATTCATCTTGGGCATAGCCAACCTTATGGGAGGGCTTCCTCTCATTTTCCACAAT ATTGCCGATCTAAGAGACATTCGAGATGTGAATGAGGACAACGAACGCGTCGGCCACTACTGGTTGCAGCTCGGAAGGCGGTCGAAAGCCCGACTCCACATGATCCTGGCCCTGCTCTCATACATCGTGTTCGGGCTACTTCCACCAATCCTCTACGGTCTGTCATTCCGTGAGAGCAATGACAGGGAGAACAAGATGATGGCCGTCGCCGGTGCTTCACTCGCCTGCATCGCTCTGCTAGCACTTGGAAAGGCGCATGTCAAGGAAGCACCCAGGACATACTTCAAGACCCTAATGTACTACCTGACAGTCGCTgtgagctcgtcggggctgtcgtACGTCGCCGGCGTGCTGATCACGCGGCTCCTGGTGCACTTTGAAATTATCGAGCAAGGTGGGTCGGCTGCTCCTCCTTCTCTGGGCCTGTCACTCCCTCATTCTGTGGGTGCACAAACATCTGCCTGGGCCTCATTCTGA